From Streptomyces asiaticus, one genomic window encodes:
- a CDS encoding LacI family DNA-binding transcriptional regulator, with translation MNRQAPTLEDVAREAGVSRATVSRVVNGVRNVDPAIQDLVRLAIERTGYAPNRAARSLVTRRTGTVALVVSGAGDTSEEEQNAFAARVFSDPFFGRVVGGVVGFLRPRSMHPVLMFAESPEARQEVVRYLRQGNADGALVVSTHPDDPLPALLAGAGLPAVLFARPVRPVALSHVDLAHWDGGRIAAERLLARRCRKVATVSGPWAVAASQERLAGFRDTMARGGHPYVPVAEGGFTLDSGVAAMTALLAEHPDVEGVFAANDLMAQGVCQVLRERGRRVPEDVAVVGFDDSSVAATCRPPLTSVRQPVEDMAAAMARLLDEHVRGLRTDPVAVLFEPELVVRESA, from the coding sequence ATGAACCGACAGGCCCCGACCTTGGAGGATGTCGCCCGGGAGGCCGGTGTCTCCCGGGCGACCGTGTCCCGGGTCGTCAATGGCGTCCGCAATGTGGATCCGGCCATCCAGGACCTGGTCCGGCTGGCGATCGAGAGGACCGGCTACGCGCCCAACCGGGCGGCCCGATCGCTGGTGACCCGGCGCACCGGCACCGTGGCCCTCGTCGTCTCCGGGGCCGGGGACACCTCGGAGGAGGAGCAGAACGCCTTCGCCGCACGGGTGTTCTCGGACCCGTTCTTCGGCCGGGTGGTCGGTGGCGTGGTGGGATTCCTGCGGCCGCGCTCGATGCACCCGGTACTGATGTTCGCCGAGTCCCCCGAGGCCCGGCAGGAGGTGGTGAGGTATCTGCGGCAGGGGAACGCCGACGGGGCCCTCGTGGTGTCCACCCACCCCGACGATCCACTGCCCGCGCTGCTGGCCGGGGCCGGACTGCCCGCCGTGCTGTTCGCCCGGCCCGTGCGGCCGGTGGCGCTGAGCCATGTCGACCTGGCGCACTGGGACGGTGGCCGCATCGCCGCCGAGCGCCTGCTGGCCCGGCGGTGCCGGAAGGTGGCCACCGTGTCGGGGCCGTGGGCCGTGGCGGCGAGCCAGGAGCGGCTCGCCGGATTCCGCGACACCATGGCCCGCGGCGGCCACCCGTACGTTCCGGTGGCCGAGGGCGGCTTCACGCTGGACAGCGGGGTGGCGGCGATGACCGCGCTGCTCGCCGAACACCCCGATGTGGAGGGGGTGTTCGCGGCCAACGACCTGATGGCCCAGGGGGTCTGCCAGGTGCTGCGGGAGCGGGGCCGGCGGGTCCCCGAGGATGTCGCGGTGGTCGGCTTCGACGACTCCAGCGTGGCCGCCACCTGCCGGCCGCCACTGACCTCGGTGCGCCAGCCGGTGGAGGACATGGCGGCGGCGATGGCCCGGCTGCTCGACGAGCACGTCCGGGGCCTGCGCACCGATCCGGTCGCGGTCCTCTTCGAACCGGAGCTGGTGGTACGGGAGTCGGCGTAA
- a CDS encoding discoidin domain-containing protein: MTRIRTAPRRIAAPLAAGLLAAGALALPGQQAHAAGSVVKVTGAQGDWRLTVDGQPYQIKGLTWGPAIADADRYLPDLRSMGVNTIRTWGTDATSKPLFDSAAAHGIKVIAGFWLQPGGGPGSGGCVNYRTDTAYKDQMAAEFTKWVSAYKDHPGVLMWNVGNESVLGLQNCYSGDELERQRDAYTTFVNDIAKKIHAIDPGHPVTSTDAWTGAWPYYRKNAPDLDLYAVNSYNAVCDIKATWEQGGYTKPYIVTETGPAGEWEVPDDSNGVPEEPTDQAKAAGYTKAWNCVTGHKGVALGATMFHYGTEDDFGGVWFNLLPAGQKRLSYYAVKKAYGADTSRDNTPPVISSLAVEGDAAKVEAGRDLTLAVKATDPDGDAISYQVLGSTMYLDKDKRLIPLPATALGGGRLRVTAPDRPGVWKVYVKATDGKGNVGVETRSVRVVPPAVNGTNAALGRPATASSYQTGGGDCPCAPANAVDGKADTRWAADWSDPQWLRVDLGASTSFTHVQLVWEAAYAKAYTIQTSDDGNSWRTVREVTDGNGGVDDFDVTGTGRYVRVHGTARGTGYGYSLYEFGVYR; this comes from the coding sequence ATGACCCGGATCCGTACCGCACCACGCCGTATCGCGGCGCCCCTCGCCGCCGGTCTGCTGGCCGCCGGTGCCCTCGCGCTGCCCGGCCAGCAGGCACACGCCGCCGGAAGCGTCGTCAAGGTCACCGGCGCCCAGGGCGACTGGCGGCTGACCGTGGACGGCCAGCCGTATCAGATCAAGGGCCTGACCTGGGGCCCCGCCATCGCGGACGCCGACCGCTACCTCCCCGATCTGCGGTCGATGGGCGTGAACACCATCCGCACCTGGGGCACCGACGCCACCAGCAAACCCCTCTTCGACTCCGCGGCCGCCCACGGCATCAAGGTGATCGCCGGATTCTGGCTCCAGCCCGGTGGCGGCCCGGGCAGCGGCGGCTGTGTGAACTACCGGACGGACACCGCCTACAAGGATCAGATGGCCGCCGAGTTCACCAAGTGGGTCTCCGCCTACAAGGACCACCCGGGCGTGCTGATGTGGAACGTGGGCAACGAGTCGGTGCTCGGCCTCCAGAACTGCTACAGCGGTGATGAGCTGGAGCGGCAGCGGGACGCCTACACCACGTTCGTCAACGACATCGCTAAGAAGATCCATGCCATCGATCCCGGCCACCCGGTGACCTCCACCGACGCCTGGACCGGCGCGTGGCCGTACTACCGGAAGAACGCCCCCGACCTCGATCTGTACGCCGTCAACTCCTACAACGCCGTCTGCGACATCAAGGCCACCTGGGAGCAGGGCGGTTACACCAAGCCGTACATCGTCACCGAGACCGGCCCGGCGGGGGAGTGGGAGGTCCCCGACGACTCCAATGGTGTCCCCGAGGAGCCCACCGACCAGGCCAAGGCCGCGGGCTACACCAAGGCGTGGAACTGCGTCACCGGCCACAAGGGCGTCGCGCTCGGCGCCACGATGTTCCACTACGGCACCGAGGACGACTTCGGCGGCGTCTGGTTCAATCTGCTGCCCGCCGGCCAGAAGCGGCTGTCGTACTACGCGGTGAAGAAGGCGTACGGAGCGGACACCTCGCGCGACAACACACCGCCGGTCATCTCCTCACTGGCCGTGGAGGGCGATGCCGCCAAGGTGGAGGCGGGCCGCGACCTGACGCTCGCGGTCAAGGCCACCGACCCCGACGGCGACGCCATTTCCTACCAGGTGCTGGGCAGCACGATGTACCTCGACAAGGACAAGAGGCTCATCCCGCTGCCCGCCACCGCCCTCGGCGGCGGGCGGCTGAGGGTCACCGCGCCGGACCGCCCCGGGGTGTGGAAGGTGTACGTCAAGGCCACCGACGGCAAGGGCAACGTCGGCGTCGAGACCCGATCCGTGCGGGTGGTCCCGCCCGCCGTGAACGGCACCAACGCGGCCCTCGGCAGGCCCGCCACCGCCTCCTCGTACCAGACGGGTGGTGGCGACTGCCCCTGCGCCCCGGCCAACGCGGTGGACGGCAAGGCCGACACCCGCTGGGCCGCCGACTGGAGCGATCCGCAGTGGCTCCGGGTGGACCTCGGCGCGTCCACCTCCTTCACCCACGTCCAGCTGGTGTGGGAGGCCGCCTACGCCAAGGCGTACACCATCCAGACCTCCGACGACGGCAACAGCTGGCGTACCGTCCGTGAGGTGACCGACGGCAACGGCGGTGTGGACGACTTCGACGTCACGGGCACCGGGCGCTATGTGCGCGTCCACGGCACGGCCCGTGGCACCGGCTACGGCTACTCGCTCTACGAGTTCGGGGTCTACCGCTGA
- a CDS encoding DUF1996 domain-containing protein has translation MARRSKIVSSTLIAGALLLTSLGLGGIAMSAETPAAKSAGGGVTATHAAHAGHTAHAGHTAHAGHAMAASSAASPEDPDGDGYIPANLPVTGVTPSTKEPPHRYFHEFQANCSVSHTKADDPIVYPQRPGASHDHTFMGNTTTDAASTTASLDAGRTTCKAPGDKSGYWMPTLFNGDKPVLPTGPQTIYYKAGVTDYTSVRPFPKGLRFVVGDPMQTAEQFRRHPGFVEGWECGDSYFNVEFPKDCPSRPEVQLNIRFQAPSCWDGKYLDTPDHRSHMAYPVVNPGTNNNVCPADHPVALPMVEFKMAFPVNGDLSRARLASGPSWSFHYDFFNAWDAPTLKALVDHCVVGALQCDARGYDQTHPEAGAALDENYELP, from the coding sequence ATGGCACGGAGATCGAAGATCGTTTCATCCACCCTGATCGCGGGCGCGCTGCTGCTGACCTCGCTCGGGCTCGGTGGAATCGCGATGAGCGCCGAGACGCCCGCGGCGAAGTCCGCGGGCGGCGGTGTCACGGCGACCCACGCGGCCCACGCGGGGCACACGGCCCACGCGGGGCACACGGCCCACGCGGGGCACGCCATGGCGGCGTCGTCCGCCGCCTCGCCGGAGGACCCGGACGGCGACGGCTACATTCCCGCGAACCTGCCGGTCACCGGCGTCACCCCGTCCACGAAGGAGCCGCCCCACCGCTACTTCCACGAGTTCCAGGCGAACTGCTCGGTGAGCCACACCAAGGCGGACGACCCCATCGTGTATCCGCAACGGCCGGGCGCGTCCCATGACCACACCTTCATGGGCAACACCACGACCGACGCGGCCAGCACCACGGCCTCCCTCGACGCCGGCCGCACCACCTGCAAGGCGCCGGGGGACAAGTCGGGCTACTGGATGCCCACGCTGTTCAACGGCGACAAGCCGGTGCTGCCCACCGGCCCGCAGACCATCTACTACAAGGCGGGCGTAACCGACTACACCAGTGTCCGGCCGTTCCCCAAGGGCTTGCGGTTCGTGGTGGGCGATCCGATGCAGACCGCCGAGCAGTTCCGCCGTCACCCCGGCTTCGTCGAGGGCTGGGAGTGCGGCGACAGCTACTTCAACGTCGAGTTCCCCAAGGACTGCCCGAGCCGTCCCGAGGTCCAGCTCAACATCCGTTTCCAGGCGCCCAGTTGCTGGGACGGCAAGTACCTGGACACGCCCGACCACCGCAGCCATATGGCCTACCCGGTGGTCAATCCCGGCACGAACAACAACGTGTGCCCCGCCGACCACCCGGTGGCGCTGCCGATGGTCGAGTTCAAGATGGCCTTCCCGGTCAACGGTGACCTCTCCCGGGCGAGGCTGGCCAGCGGTCCGAGCTGGTCGTTCCACTACGACTTCTTCAACGCCTGGGACGCGCCGACGCTCAAGGCGCTGGTCGACCACTGCGTGGTCGGGGCGCTCCAGTGCGACGCCCGCGGCTATGACCAGACCCACCCCGAGGCCGGAGCGGCCCTCGACGAGAACTACGAGCTGCCGTAG
- a CDS encoding coagulation factor 5/8 type domain-containing protein, with the protein MTPSPTSSPTSSSSGRSAVGRRAVLGAAAAVASAPALGGLATSAAAAPSGRSRSPKALPGGGDLGPNVIVFDPSTPGIQAKLDEVFKKQESAQFGTGRYALLFKPGSYSGLNAQIGFYTSIAGLGLSPDDTTINGDITVDAGWFNGNATQNFWRSAENLAVVPVNGTNRWAVAQAAPFRRMHVRGGLNLAPNGYGWASGGYIADSRIDGQVGPYSQQQWYTRDSAIGGWLNGVWNMVFSGVEGAPGQTFPNPPYTALNTTPISREKPFLYLNGGEYRVFLPEKRTNARGVTWGNGTPRGTSLPLSQFYVAKPGVTAATLNEALTQGLHLLLTPGIYHLDRPVQVNRANTVVLGLGYATLIPDNGVTALKVADVDGVRLAGFLIDAGPVNSATLLEVGPQGASADHSANPTTVQDVFIRIGGAGPGKATTSMVINSRHTIVDHTWVWRADHGDGVGWETNRADYGVRVNGDDVLATGLFVEHFNKYDVQWFGQRGRTIFFQNEKAYDAPNQAAIQNGSIKGYAAYKVADSVTTHEGWGLGSYCYYNVDPSIVQHHGFAAPNASGVKFHNLLVVSLGGQGQYERVINDTGSPTSGTSTVPSTVVSYP; encoded by the coding sequence ATGACGCCTTCCCCCACGTCTTCCCCCACGTCTTCCTCCTCCGGCCGCTCCGCGGTCGGCCGCCGGGCGGTGCTCGGCGCCGCGGCCGCCGTCGCATCGGCTCCCGCCCTCGGCGGCCTGGCCACTTCCGCGGCCGCCGCCCCCTCCGGCCGGTCCAGGAGCCCCAAGGCCCTGCCGGGCGGCGGCGACCTCGGCCCGAACGTGATCGTCTTCGACCCGTCCACGCCCGGCATCCAGGCCAAGCTGGACGAGGTGTTCAAGAAGCAGGAGTCGGCGCAGTTCGGCACCGGGCGCTACGCCCTGCTGTTCAAGCCCGGCAGCTACAGCGGGCTCAACGCCCAGATCGGCTTCTACACCTCCATCGCCGGACTGGGGCTGTCCCCCGACGACACGACCATCAACGGCGACATCACGGTGGACGCCGGGTGGTTCAACGGCAACGCCACCCAGAACTTCTGGCGCTCGGCGGAGAACCTCGCGGTCGTACCGGTCAACGGCACAAACCGCTGGGCCGTGGCGCAGGCGGCCCCCTTCCGGCGGATGCACGTCCGCGGCGGGCTCAACCTCGCCCCCAACGGCTACGGCTGGGCGAGCGGCGGCTACATCGCGGACAGCCGCATCGACGGCCAGGTCGGACCGTACTCCCAGCAACAGTGGTACACCCGCGACAGCGCGATCGGCGGCTGGCTCAACGGCGTGTGGAACATGGTGTTCTCCGGTGTGGAGGGCGCGCCCGGGCAGACCTTCCCCAACCCGCCGTACACCGCGCTCAACACCACCCCCATCTCCCGGGAGAAGCCCTTCCTGTATCTCAACGGCGGCGAGTACCGGGTCTTCCTGCCCGAGAAGCGGACCAACGCCCGCGGCGTCACCTGGGGCAACGGCACCCCCAGAGGCACCTCGCTGCCCCTGTCGCAGTTCTACGTGGCCAAGCCCGGTGTCACCGCGGCCACCCTCAACGAGGCGCTCACCCAGGGGCTGCATCTGCTGCTCACCCCGGGGATCTACCACCTGGACCGGCCGGTCCAGGTGAACCGCGCGAACACCGTCGTCCTCGGGCTCGGCTACGCCACGCTCATCCCCGACAACGGCGTCACCGCGCTGAAGGTCGCCGATGTCGACGGGGTGCGGCTGGCCGGCTTCCTGATCGACGCCGGACCGGTGAACTCCGCCACGCTGCTGGAGGTCGGCCCGCAAGGGGCCTCCGCCGACCACTCGGCCAACCCCACCACCGTCCAGGACGTGTTCATCCGCATCGGTGGCGCGGGCCCCGGCAAGGCCACCACCAGCATGGTGATCAACAGTCGGCACACCATCGTGGACCACACCTGGGTCTGGCGCGCCGACCACGGCGACGGGGTCGGCTGGGAGACCAACCGCGCCGACTACGGCGTCCGGGTCAACGGCGACGACGTGCTGGCCACGGGGCTGTTCGTGGAGCACTTCAACAAGTACGACGTGCAGTGGTTCGGACAGCGGGGCCGGACCATCTTCTTCCAGAACGAGAAGGCGTACGACGCCCCGAACCAGGCGGCCATCCAGAACGGCTCGATCAAGGGGTACGCCGCCTACAAGGTGGCCGATTCGGTGACCACGCACGAGGGATGGGGGCTCGGCAGCTACTGCTACTACAACGTCGACCCGAGCATCGTGCAGCACCACGGCTTCGCCGCGCCGAACGCGTCGGGGGTGAAGTTCCACAATCTGCTGGTCGTCTCGCTCGGCGGCCAAGGCCAGTACGAGCGCGTCATCAATGACACCGGATCTCCCACCTCGGGCACCTCCACCGTGCCGTCCACCGTGGTGTCATATCCCTGA
- the aroQ gene encoding type II 3-dehydroquinate dehydratase, with protein sequence MTTTPMRDRSTIMVLNGPNLNLLGRRQPEIYGTDTLADIEKLVAETAVPHGLTTDCRQSNHEGQLIDWIHEARERHAAVIINPAGYSHTSVALRDALATCDGLPIVEVHISNIHQRETFRHHSYVSALASGVIAGCGVQGYAFAVERVAALLTAARA encoded by the coding sequence ATGACCACCACCCCCATGCGCGACCGCTCCACGATCATGGTGCTCAACGGACCGAACCTGAACCTCCTGGGCCGCCGGCAACCCGAGATCTACGGCACCGACACGCTGGCCGACATCGAGAAGCTGGTGGCCGAGACGGCCGTGCCGCACGGTCTGACGACCGACTGCCGGCAGAGCAACCACGAGGGCCAGCTGATCGACTGGATCCATGAGGCCCGGGAGCGCCACGCGGCGGTCATCATCAACCCCGCGGGGTACTCCCACACCTCGGTCGCCCTGCGCGACGCCCTGGCCACCTGCGACGGTCTGCCGATCGTGGAGGTGCACATCTCCAACATCCACCAGCGGGAGACCTTCCGGCACCACTCCTATGTCTCCGCGCTGGCCAGCGGGGTGATCGCCGGCTGCGGTGTCCAGGGCTACGCGTTCGCCGTCGAGCGGGTGGCGGCCCTGCTGACCGCCGCCAGGGCGTAG
- a CDS encoding DeoR/GlpR family DNA-binding transcription regulator — protein sequence MKRPERWNALLDLLARDGTIDVEEAAAELAVSAATIRRDLDELAQQQMLTRTRGGAVAHNLSYDLPLRYKTARRASEKQRIAAAAARMAESGSIVGLNGGTTTTEVARALSTRGDLSAPGGGPAVTVVTNALNIANELAVRPQVKIVLTGGVARPQSFELMGPLATGVLDQVSLDLAILGVDALDTVQGATAHHEGEASINHLMAGRATRVVVVADSSKLGRRAFARICALDEIDVLITDTGADEELVAPYTEAGVHVIRA from the coding sequence GTGAAACGGCCCGAGCGCTGGAACGCCCTGCTGGATCTGCTGGCCAGGGACGGCACGATCGATGTCGAGGAGGCGGCCGCCGAGCTGGCGGTGTCCGCCGCGACCATCCGGCGCGACCTGGATGAACTCGCTCAGCAGCAGATGCTGACGCGCACCCGCGGCGGCGCGGTCGCGCACAATCTCTCGTACGACCTACCGCTGCGCTACAAGACCGCCAGGCGCGCCTCGGAGAAACAGCGCATCGCCGCGGCCGCGGCCCGGATGGCCGAATCCGGCTCGATCGTGGGACTCAACGGCGGGACGACCACCACCGAGGTCGCCCGCGCGCTCTCCACGCGCGGCGACCTCTCCGCACCGGGCGGCGGCCCGGCCGTCACGGTCGTCACCAACGCCCTGAACATCGCCAATGAGCTGGCGGTGCGCCCCCAGGTGAAGATCGTGCTCACCGGTGGGGTGGCCCGTCCGCAGTCCTTCGAGCTGATGGGTCCGCTGGCCACCGGGGTGCTGGACCAGGTGTCGCTGGATCTGGCGATCCTCGGCGTGGACGCGCTGGACACGGTCCAGGGCGCGACCGCCCACCATGAGGGGGAGGCCAGCATCAACCACCTGATGGCCGGCCGGGCCACCCGGGTGGTGGTCGTGGCCGACAGCTCCAAGCTGGGCCGCCGGGCGTTCGCCCGGATCTGCGCACTGGACGAGATCGATGTGCTGATCACGGACACCGGCGCCGATGAGGAGCTGGTCGCTCCGTACACCGAGGCCGGTGTCCACGTGATCAGGGCCTGA
- a CDS encoding SIS domain-containing protein, producing the protein MSHTEAEIASQPDCWRRAIALARDPEGPVRAALPRAGERVAVVGCGTSWFIAQSYAALREAAGQGETDAFAASEMPLGRGYDRVVALSRSGTTTEVLELLGAVRGRVPTTVVTAVPDSPVVGAADAAVVLDFADERSVVQTRWATTELALLRAHLGASLDRLEADGEAALAEPLPGPLVDAGQFTFLGRGWTYGVAQEAALKMREAAGAWTEAYPAKEYRHGPISVTGPRSVVWWLGEGASDVADEEITRTGGRVAGFGRDPLAELVVVQRLAVAIAAARGLDPDEPRHLTRSVILG; encoded by the coding sequence ATGAGCCACACCGAGGCCGAGATCGCGAGCCAGCCCGACTGCTGGCGGCGCGCCATCGCCCTGGCCCGGGATCCGGAGGGACCCGTACGGGCGGCGCTGCCCCGGGCGGGTGAGCGGGTCGCCGTCGTCGGCTGCGGCACCTCGTGGTTCATCGCCCAGTCGTACGCGGCGCTGCGCGAGGCGGCGGGCCAGGGCGAGACGGACGCGTTCGCGGCGTCGGAGATGCCGCTCGGCCGCGGCTACGACCGGGTGGTCGCGCTGTCCCGGTCCGGCACCACGACCGAGGTGCTGGAGCTGCTCGGCGCGGTGCGCGGCCGGGTGCCCACCACCGTCGTCACGGCGGTCCCCGACTCCCCGGTCGTGGGCGCCGCGGACGCCGCGGTGGTGCTCGACTTCGCCGATGAGCGGTCGGTGGTGCAGACCCGCTGGGCCACCACCGAACTCGCCTTGCTCCGCGCCCACTTGGGCGCGTCCCTGGACCGTCTGGAGGCGGACGGGGAGGCGGCGCTCGCCGAGCCGCTGCCCGGGCCGCTCGTGGACGCCGGGCAGTTCACCTTCCTCGGGCGGGGCTGGACCTACGGGGTCGCCCAGGAGGCCGCGCTCAAGATGCGCGAGGCGGCGGGGGCGTGGACCGAGGCGTATCCGGCCAAGGAGTACCGGCACGGCCCGATCAGCGTGACCGGCCCGCGGAGCGTGGTGTGGTGGCTGGGCGAGGGCGCGTCGGACGTGGCGGACGAGGAGATCACCCGCACCGGCGGCCGGGTCGCCGGCTTCGGCCGCGACCCGCTGGCCGAACTGGTGGTGGTGCAGCGGCTCGCGGTCGCGATCGCGGCGGCGCGCGGGCTCGACCCCGACGAGCCGCGCCATCTCACCCGCTCGGTGATCCTCGGCTGA
- a CDS encoding class II fructose-bisphosphate aldolase — MPLVATGEIVGAAARAGLGAGAFNVIQIEHAQAIVAGAEAAGAPVILQISENAVRYHGALAAIGRATVEVARAARVPVAVHLDHATGPELVREAVDLGFGSVMFDASALDYDGNVAATAEVVAGCHAHGVWVEAELGEVGGKDGVHAPGARTEPAEAAAYVAATGVDALAVAVGTSHAMVVKAAVVDLPLVAALRAAVPVPLVLHGSSGVPEADLTRAVEAGLTKVNIATHLNVAYTRAIRDHLAGHPEVVDPRRYVAAGREAVAREVTRLLKLVRATD; from the coding sequence ATGCCACTGGTGGCCACCGGAGAGATCGTCGGGGCGGCCGCGCGGGCCGGGCTCGGCGCGGGTGCGTTCAATGTCATCCAGATCGAGCACGCCCAGGCCATCGTGGCCGGGGCGGAGGCGGCGGGCGCGCCCGTGATCCTCCAGATCAGCGAGAACGCGGTGCGGTATCACGGCGCCCTGGCCGCCATCGGGCGGGCGACCGTGGAGGTGGCCCGCGCGGCCCGGGTGCCGGTGGCCGTGCATCTGGACCACGCCACCGGGCCGGAGCTGGTGCGGGAGGCGGTGGACCTCGGCTTCGGCTCGGTGATGTTCGACGCCTCGGCCCTGGACTACGACGGCAATGTGGCGGCGACCGCCGAGGTGGTGGCCGGCTGCCATGCCCACGGGGTGTGGGTGGAGGCCGAGTTGGGCGAGGTGGGCGGCAAGGACGGCGTCCACGCGCCGGGCGCCAGGACCGAACCGGCCGAGGCCGCCGCCTATGTGGCGGCCACGGGGGTGGACGCGCTCGCGGTCGCGGTGGGCACCTCGCACGCCATGGTCGTCAAGGCCGCGGTGGTGGATCTGCCGCTGGTCGCGGCGCTGCGCGCGGCCGTGCCGGTACCGCTGGTGCTGCACGGCTCCTCCGGGGTGCCCGAGGCGGATCTGACCCGGGCGGTGGAGGCGGGGCTGACGAAGGTGAACATCGCCACCCATCTGAACGTGGCCTACACCCGGGCGATCCGCGACCATCTGGCCGGTCACCCCGAGGTGGTCGACCCCCGCCGGTATGTCGCGGCCGGGCGTGAGGCGGTGGCGCGCGAGGTGACCCGGCTGCTGAAGCTGGTGCGGGCCACGGACTGA
- a CDS encoding glycoside hydrolase family 75 protein yields MRKRLAFVIATAGLLAGSVTAGAHANTRGPAPAPASTKEGTVTAAQLLAKVQGCSQISSGKYRTDDETSATVPVCGANGAVFWKADMDVDCDGQVTSRCNEDTDPWFQDDTAFHQSDGKPLVADKLPYVVVPSPSSTWDYRQAGIKGGGVVAVIYNNKVEYAVVGDTGPNKIIGEASYATANALGIDPDPETGGAESGVTYILFKNSSVSPIENHGKAVSVGDGLAKQFVQNN; encoded by the coding sequence ATGCGCAAGCGTTTAGCGTTCGTGATCGCCACGGCCGGTCTGCTGGCCGGCTCCGTCACCGCCGGCGCCCACGCCAACACCCGGGGACCCGCGCCGGCCCCCGCGTCCACCAAGGAGGGCACGGTCACCGCGGCGCAGCTGCTCGCCAAGGTGCAGGGCTGTTCCCAGATATCCAGCGGCAAGTACCGCACCGACGACGAGACATCGGCCACCGTCCCGGTCTGCGGGGCCAATGGGGCGGTCTTCTGGAAGGCCGACATGGACGTCGACTGCGATGGCCAGGTGACCTCCCGGTGCAACGAGGACACCGACCCGTGGTTCCAGGACGACACCGCCTTCCACCAGTCGGACGGCAAGCCCCTCGTCGCCGACAAGCTGCCCTATGTCGTGGTGCCGAGCCCGAGCTCCACCTGGGACTACCGGCAGGCCGGCATCAAGGGCGGCGGCGTGGTCGCGGTCATCTACAACAACAAGGTCGAGTACGCGGTGGTGGGCGACACCGGGCCGAACAAGATCATCGGCGAGGCGTCCTACGCCACGGCCAACGCGCTCGGCATCGACCCCGACCCGGAGACCGGCGGCGCCGAGTCGGGGGTGACGTACATCCTGTTCAAGAACTCCTCCGTCTCCCCCATCGAGAACCACGGCAAGGCCGTGTCGGTCGGCGACGGCCTGGCGAAGCAGTTCGTCCAGAACAACTGA
- a CDS encoding STAS domain-containing protein, which yields MTGPEPENPPMPSPAVLVLTQPVTRAEVARLCERLTALARRSGPGPVTVDVGGVGRPDLTVVEALARLRLTAGRLGRGIQLRNARGELRRLLAWTGLDEALTAPAALGHALGPEPGGEAEQREEALGVQEGVEPGDPAP from the coding sequence TTGACCGGTCCCGAGCCCGAGAATCCGCCCATGCCGTCCCCGGCCGTGCTGGTGCTGACCCAGCCGGTCACCCGAGCCGAGGTGGCGCGGCTGTGCGAACGGCTGACCGCACTGGCGCGCCGGTCCGGTCCGGGGCCGGTCACCGTGGACGTGGGCGGGGTGGGGCGGCCGGACCTGACCGTGGTCGAGGCCCTGGCCCGGCTGCGGCTGACCGCCGGCCGGCTGGGGCGCGGGATCCAGCTCCGCAACGCCCGCGGCGAACTGCGGCGGCTGCTCGCCTGGACGGGGCTGGACGAGGCCCTGACGGCCCCCGCGGCGTTAGGCCACGCCCTCGGGCCCGAGCCAGGCGGGGAGGCCGAACAGCGGGAAGAGGCGCTCGGTGTCCAGGAAGGAGTTGAGCCCGGTGATCCGGCCCCCTGA